In the genome of Nakaseomyces glabratus chromosome K, complete sequence, the window GGACCATGTTGAGTCAGGCCAATGTACAGCATTACCTGAAGAGTATATCCTAAAACAATCCAAGAATGGCAAGACAGAGAGGAAAGTGAATAGAGtcaaaatgataaaaacCTCTAATGGGCAATCCCGTTTTATCTCAACAACACGAAGCATTATGGATTCGAAAGTACTTCTCAATGAAGACGCGATGGAAGCACTTACAATTGTGGCAGAACACGCCAAAAGAAGTGATATATTGACCAAATACGGAACAAACAAGATATTACTTGACTCTGCTGACTTTGATAAGGATGTGTTAGAgtcaaaaccaaaaaatcGCTACACAGAGGAACCACTAGAagacgaagaagaagaagaagaagagatggGCGGCCACCCATTTTTTGGTAGACAAAAAATCCCAAGCTTTAAGCCATTGGATACCGAAAACACAAATAAACAGGATCAATGCATCAAAAAGAACTCCGCCGACCAACATGTTCCTCCTTTGGATTCGGAACAAAGCTCCATGAACTTAGATTACCTGTTAGAATTTGAGGCTGGTACTCAATCGGTGAAGAATCCTCTTCCTAGATTCAATAAGGATGTGATATCCAAGCAATCACAGAGGAGCTTAGAAGAATACACAACATTGTACACTGAATACTTCAAAGATACCTTTAATTGAGAGTTAACACTGTACCTTGTGCTTCTGCATATCCTTGGACCATACTTATTACCGAACTTGCTTTCACCAGCACTCCGGCAAGAATCCATGCATATTATAATTGATCTTCATATTCCTCTTTTTTTAGCCCCTCTAAATTAATGTTTATTTTCTATGGTCTTTCTATACACACATATAAAGTAAATACGCATAAATCGATGaaatacatatataaacaaaGTGAGTCTATCATAAGAGATACTTCTACACTTTTTCGAATTCTGAATATTGTCAAAAATGGGAGCTCCTAAAACCATAGTACTTGAAATCAGGACTATATGATTCAGACACAAACAATCACAAATCACgaaaaatacaaaatatcaaaaccttaaatttttgttgcgatgagctccTCCATGAAATCAATAACAATGCAGTAAACAAAATTAGTATCATATTTGTTAACTTAGAAATATTGAACGTCGTACATTTGACAGTATTTATTGGCTTTAGTAGATCAACAAAGGACGGTCGAGCCATTTTTGGACGCAGACATTCAACTAAGTTTTTTCTCAAAACACAAAACACCAAAATCATTTATCTAACGCGAATTAATATCTTCTACAAGAAAGCAAAAGACTGGAGATAATTTTCCTATATATATGAGAATAAGACAATAATGTCGCATAATCAACAAGATGAGGAAGATATAAACTTCCAGGAACTTGTAGGAAATTTATTAAGTACACATAATGAACAAATTAACGAAGACGAAACGGACAACCAGCAGAATGAGGATCCACATATCGATTTACCCGATTTACACACTGCTGAAGATGACCTAGTTGCTGTGGTAGCTAATGCTATTCAGAACATGGACGTAGTTGAGGGCTCACATCAAATAGAACAGACACCCACTCAAACACACAGCAGTCATGACGATCAAATGGAAATTGATAAGGATATCGAGCTtgatgaggaagaaagaCAACACCGAGAATGGGCAAGGCTACTGCGACAAGGCATCTTGGAGACAGAAAAAACAGAGACTGATAATATTGATCACATACAAGAAAATGAGGAGAATCTagatgatgaggatgaaaaTCTAAGAAGAGCCATTTTGGAATCATTAAATGAGCTAAATGTACCGCAATCGACTAAACAAACTAAGAAAGCTtctaagaagaagaagaaagaaaaagataaagataaaaataaaaagcCAGAGAAAGGAACCGAAAAGAAGCCTGATAagaaatcagaaaagaaatcagaaaagaaatcagaaaagaaatcagaaaagaaatcagaaaagaaatcagaaaagaGTACAGATAAGAAATCAGATAGAAAGCAGGAAAAAAAGTCCGACAAAAAGAGTACTAAAAAATCtgacaaaaaattaataaaaaaatctgATAATTTAGTAATACCGAAAACTCCCTCCAAGATACAacaaaaatcaaataatcaATCTGAACAACTAAAGAccattgatgatgatatcAGCTTACTAAATTTTGAAGACGTGATCCAAGGCTTTATGAAGGAAGGTGAAGAAGCTGGTAACAAATATGCAACAGCTGGCGATGATAATTTTGCCGCTgatgaaattgttgaagCAACTTTGAAAGCCTTTGAAAAGGAGCTTCTCAATGTTActgaaaaagataaaaaaaagaagaaaaaaccAATACGACAGtcttcaacaacaaaagatACTgctatttcaaatttgaaatcaaaaactaaaaagTCGAAAAAGGATAATAAAACTATCACCCCTAATCATATTTCAACAGTGGCCAAAAAGCATATTTCTAATGAAACTCCTAAGGCTAATTTACAaacagatgatgatgagtACGCCAAGGCATTAGCTGATGTTGTAGAGCAAGTTGTGAGCAAATCGTTTGTTTCCAATGAAAAAGCCTCtgagatgaagaaaaaagccGAAACGCCTAGAGCTGTGATACCGCCTATACAGAAACGTATAAGTGGTCCAAGCAGTTTAcagaaacaacaacaagTGATTCCTAAGGAGAAAGTTGCACAGAAATCCAAGTCTGTGAAAGAGACAAAACATAAGAAAGATGTAAAAAAACAGAAACCAGAGAAAACACACAAACTAGAGGCTGCTGAGGAGCCTTTTGATATGAATGCTATCATGAAAAATGCTATGGATATGGCATTTCAAAACCATGAGAGCAATGACCTGGATACTTCAGTTATTGAAGAATTCAACCGTGGGCTAGGCGATATGACCATTGCGGACATTCTTGCTCCAAAAAGCTTGAAagcaaagaagaaaacgatctctaaaaagaaatcttcAGCAGAATTAGATGATAGGGGGTCTGATAAAAGCAAATCCAAACTAATAGCAACAAAGTCGAAACTCCCAGATAAGGTTGATAACAATAACCACCGTTTACCAAGTGCTGCTGTGGTTACACCTAGTGTAGTTCATGAAACTAATctagaagagaagaaaaaggatTTAAAAGCgaaagataataaaacaGAACTTACTGATTTAAGAGTCAAGACACTACCATCCTCTCAACAAATTAAAGTTTTTAAAGTTAATGCTGGCGGTAGGGAAGCTGTTAATCATGATGCTAGTGCCCCAATATTAcataaaatcaaattctCCAATCGTTCAGATGAAAGACAGAAAACGATGCCAGTAACAAAAACAATAGAAACTACAAGAATGAAACTCTCTAAGCAATATTTAGCTGCTGTTAATGAAGCAGTTTCCCTagtcaagaagaaaagggCTGCCTTGAATaaacagaagaaggaagaagagagGAGGTTAAGACAGGAGCGAAAAGAACAGAAGAAACTCAAGAAACTTCaagagaaggagaagaaagagaaggagTCCAGAGAACTAGAGGAAATCGTGGCAAAAGGACCACCATATCCAGCAGATCTTAGATTGACGAAAAGCGGCAGACCAAAAAAGCCATATAGAAGGTGGACAAAGGAAGAAATGGAGGCAAGAGTGCAAAAAAGTACTGAGGAAGCATTAAAACCaaagaaagtgaaaaaggtaaagaaaaagaaagataagaaaCCTAAAAAACTCTCATTAAAtgcattgaagaaaataccaCTGTTCAACTTGTCGAAAGGGTTAACTCCATTAATGGCAAGTTTAAGTTACCTGTCTGATGGAAAATCCAGCAGAAAAGAttctcaaaataataacattGTTCAGAAGTCTAATAATATGAGTTCTGAGGAGATGGCGATGAATGCTGcaaaaaatcagaaaaatGCAACAAACATTACGTATTATGATCCATCATGTGATGCAATTGTCCGCAAAGAGATCATCGAATACCATCCTCCTTGGGTAATACCTAACAATCCTCCATTAACTCTTCCAGTCGTTACTCTCCTAAGAAGAGATGCGATTGACAAACTGGTTCCAAGTGGTAAAGCAAGCAAacgaaagaaaaaaacatCCGAATATGGAACAGTTAGTGCTAGAGAAAAGATGATGTCTTCTATTTTGGGTCCAATTGTCAATACTTTGAAAGCTGCAGCAAAAGCTAAGACTGCCTCAGGTGCATCCCCAGAAGAAGCAAGCAAATACCTAGCAACTATTATTCAATACACAAAAAACACAATAGTGAAGGCCCTTCTAAATGCTAGGTCATCACAATTGCAATCAATCAAAACGGAGACATCAGTACGTCTTGATTCTCCATCTTTGACTAATGGAAGTCAAACCATTCCTATTTTCAATTCAAGGAAGATAGTGAATTCTGGTAACCGTGAAGGGAATTTAATAAGCCCAAAAAAAGGTACAATCACAATTGATGACAAAGAAGACACAACCAAGAAACACGCAGTTCCtataaaaattgaagaagaagtgaCAATTCATGACTTTACGCCTGTGAGGACGCAAATACCATGGAATAATTATCACATCTTATTGTCAAACAATGACGCAATAAAAGAATACGAAAGATTACAACTTTGGAGAGAAGCAACTGTCAATGATATCTGTCATAACAACGGACACATTAATGACATCTCTAATGATGACATCAATATGATCAATTCAGATCATGGAGATATGACCGATGACGGGGAAATGGCTATCGATCCATCTTTATATGGTATGGATAAAAGTGCATCTCATCCTATTGAAAACAACATAGAACCTGTCTTATCTcataataacaaaacttCCCAACCAACCTCAATATTAATAGAAGACAATGAACTTCATCCTCCAAGTACGAAACATATAGagaaaaacttcaaaaatacaCCAAACTCTGTTGGGAATTATGCACATATTGTAGATATTAACGATGAAAGCCATAGCATCACGATAGATGTTGGAGTAGACGAATCCGTAGAAAACCCGCTATCAGAGATTAACGAAACACATGTAAAGTTTGACAATCCCAAGCCGACATCTCGTGATTCTGATGCGCATATCTCAACAGGTTCTAACAAAGCTGACAATCACAAAAGTTCAGACGAGAATAATACTAGTGAGGAAATTGGTAGCCAGAGAAACTTCAATTCAAATGATAATGACAAAGGTCCATTGATAAATAGGTTGATCCGTGAACAGCTCATAGATTTGGATCATGAATCACAAAAAGAAGGCTCTATGCCAGATTTTAGTGATCTGATTTCTAATACACTAAGCTCTGTACTGCCTGAAATTGAGAAAAGTGCAACGACGATGAAAAAACCAAGAAAGGTTAATAAAGAAACACCAAACAATGTATTAAACTTAGATGGGTTAGTGCCACCTGTTAGCAAGATAATTAAGAAGGAGGAAAGCGCTGAAAGACTATCTCCAACTGGTCGCGTGAATCACACTTTGCCTAAAAAACTAGTTATACCGTTAAACAACATCTCGAACTCCAATAACACATTACCTTCTGTAAAAACTGAGGAGAAATCAGTAGTTAAAAAAGAGGTGGTAAAAATTGTAAAACCCAGACCAGTTACTCCTACCTTCAGCTTCAATATCCcgaatttgaaaaactaTCCTGGTATGGCTACACTAGTAACTAAGTTGTTAAAGAAGTATCTTACCGCAGAGGAGTTTAACCAATTCAAAAGGGAATCTAATAAAGagaggaaaagaaaatggagGGAAGCGAACTCGCAGAAAAACTGGGAGAATGATCTAAGATCACGGCTAAAGAGGCGCGCTAATGAAAAGTTTGGACctgaaaataatgaagCGAAACAGAAATGGattcaagaagaatttgACTCAAGGGTTTCAAAAGACAAAATTAAACTCGAAGGAAGTGAAACGATAGATAGATCGGGAAACACAGTGATGACTGACAGCGATTCTTTACAAATTCTTGCAGGTAGTTTCGGTAAATTAGATCTTGCTAGAAAAATCGAAACAGAAGTTAATGACATTATCGAAGATTTCATTGAGAACTCTAACAAGAAAAAACGGAAAGTGACGAAAAATAAAGACATTCCAGCCAACTAATTGATTTaagaaaatcaaagaagggcgttgtattatattatttttttctagaTGACACTTTTTAActtattattataaataaaatatattccTAAAATCTTTACTACTGGACAAGTTTTTCATGCAAATGATATTTTGGGATGGTAATAATATTCACAATTGTAGTATGATCTTTTCACATCCTTCCAATCAGGAAGCTTGCCCTTCAAATCGACATATGTGTATTCACAATTCATACCATAAGTTGCAACATCAACTTCTACAATCTTCTTATAAACGTCATAACAAAGTGGTCTATCAGCACCCAACCCGTTGAAGAACGAGAAAACACCTTCTGGATTAACCAGACCGACAACGATATCGTATAAATCCAGCATATCTTCGTAGTGTTCACTAAATGTGTCATAATATATTCCATCAAAAAACACATTACCCTCATCTAATAATTTGTTCAGTGAGTCTTGCCATTTACCCTCCAAAATCACAACATTTGGCTTCTGATACCAACCGtcatttttcattttctttagTACATCGGGATGCGCTTCGCAAATATAGTGTTTTTTTGGATTCCTCTCTTGTATAAATGTGTCAATGATGCCCATACCAAATCCAATATTAAGTACCACAGACTCTCCCACTGGTTTGCGTGAAACCAATGTATCAGCAGCTAGTTTCATTATGTCAGTTTCCCAATCCATCATAACACCAtctttattgttttctgTTATCAGCGCATCTTCTGTATACTTTAATTTTGTATTTAAGTAGGTGTCTGGATCTGCTGCAGTAGCATCATCATCCGAAACAGATGAAACCTTGCCCGTGCTGTCATCAAGTGCATCTTTTGGTACCACTTCCGCTGACGCCTCAGCACATATATCAATCTCATTTTCATCGATGAATTCCACGTCACCTCCATTCAACTTACGAAGTAGTAATTCAGCACTAACTCCCGCTTCGACGACACGCTGATATAATGGAGACTCTCTGTTACCACCATTTCTTTCGAGAATCAAGTCACCAACCGTTTTGTTCTCGAAGTCTATAAAATTCCACCCGGCACCATACTCAAAAAGCATATCCATCATGTGTAACACCACTTGCTCTTCATCATCGCTCAGGTTTCCAGGCAACGACCTGGCAAGTATATGCAACGGAGTAGTATTGGATTGCTCCTCCTCATCAGATACCTCATCAGCATCTTCTCGAAGCTCACTTCTTTCAAACGCTGCCACTTGCTCTAACGTGTACGTTGCAGGAATACCAGCCTTTAGGAACCGAGAGAGCTCCCCAAGATAGTGCTCTTCCGAAATTGGTCTCACCGGAAAGGTTAGTAGACTATGTAGCTCAGACATCAATTAATTTACACCTTGAGAGAACAAAAACTTATCCTAATGGACTATCAGTCAGACTCATCAgtgaagctcatcgcaagctcatcgctgtTTTTAATGAttctgaattttttttcagctaAAATTCGGGATCAACGCTGCTTCCAGTTTTCAAGAaacaaatttcaaagaaacttGAGAAAACAGGAACCGGGAAACAAGACCCTCAAAGTTAAATCGAGGTCTTGAACGGACAAGGTAAGGCTTTTGATCTTTCAACTTAAACCGCTACATATTCAGTTGAATAACAGTGATCTGCTACTGAAGTGTTTCTAAGCCTTTGAGTTTGAATAGTACTGCATCTCGACGATCCGGATCACTCATACTTTTTTTGGGGTAGCATATTGACATCGAGAAGTCATAGATCATAGATAAATATTTGTGGTAGTTGTATTTTACAGTTTATTGATTTTGGTTGTAATTTAAAGGCATTGTATAGTAGGACAATTTTTGCAACCATCTTAAGGGGAAAACAATTTGGTTATATAGGATTTACTGGTGCCGGAATTGAAGGAATGGACATATGACTTCGAGAAAACGATCCCCACACGAATTTATCTTTAAAGAAGAGCTTGGTCATGGCTCGTACTCTACTGTTTACAAAGCGCTAGACAAAAAGGATCTCAAAAAACCATATGCCATCAAAGTGTGTTCAAAGAGGCATATAATCAAAGAAGCCAAGGTGAAGTATGTCACGATTGAGAAGAATACCTTAAACCTTCTGGCTCGTGGGAACCATCCAGGAATCGTAAAGCTATACTATACCTTCcatgatgaagaaaacttGTATTTTGTATTGGACTATGCCTCTGGTGGTGAGTTACTGTCATTGTTACATAAGATGGGGACTTTCACGGACAGCTGGGCAAAACACTTTGCAGCACAATTAGTGGATACATTAGAGTTTATGCATGCAAGGGGAGTTATACATAGAGACTTAAAGCCAGAAAATGTTCTTTTAAGTAAGGAGGGTATACTTATGATTACAGATTTTGGTGCAGCAGCAACTCAGAACAATTTCTCCGATAAGGATAATACCAGATCAAATGCGAACGAAGGCATTCCTAAGGATGATGTGCCATCCTCTGGCGATAAGACTGAATGTTCATCCTTTGTTGGTACTGCAGAATACGTTTCACCCGAACTACTTCTGTATAATAAGTGCAGTTTTGGTTCAGACATTTGGGCATTAGGCTGTATGGTATATCAATTCATTCAAGGTTTCCCACCATTCAGAGGCGAAAATGAACTGAAGACGTTTGAGAAAATAGTATCGTTGGATTATTCGTGGAACCCAGAACGACAAACCAACTTTGGGACTATCAACATTCAAGTGGTAAATCTAGTAAGGCGAATGTTGACCATTGATACTACTCAGAGAGCTACTATAGATCAAATAAAACGGGATCCGTGGTTTGCAAATGTTGACTGGGGtgacaaaaagaaattgtgGAGAGGAATATGGCAGAtacaaaatcaaataacTCCTACAAATGCTTATATATCTCCTTCTAATATGCATACAAATGTTAGTCACCAAAATATACTACAAAACCGCCAACTGCACGTAATAGACACGCCACTGAGAAATATCCCCGTTACTAAACAAAAGAGGAAAAAGCCAGCCAAAGAATTCAACACCACTAGCAGTATTGTAGAATGGAGAAAAAAGTTAGGTATTGCGTCCTCATCCACTCACAATAGCACACAAAGCATTAGCAACATTGTCGTGGACTCGTTTAAACCAGAACTACCGACCAACAAAGTTATAATAACTAAAGAGATACCAGTTGGCAATGTATCTATAAATCAAGTTGGCGCAAATCTTGATAGCCAGTCACCAATACCCACTTCTATGAAGCTGCAAAATCAACCCTCTAATAAGGAATTAAATCGTACACCACAAACGATCCATCCCATACCAGCAATCAACTCACTCAACTCACCAACATTACCCAATCCAAATCCAAATCCAATACCTCCGCATCAAGATttaaaaggaaaaataaatcattCTAACGAGCCGGCCATTGTCTCTGCTAGTCAGTCGAATTTCGTCAATCCAGCCCATATTGGCCATAACAGCGCTGTTCGTGAAATAGCGGAAACTAAAAAAAGAGACCAGCAAAGGAACATATCTAACTCAAATATGAATTTAAACTATACCAACAGTTTGGAAGAAGTGCCTCAAATGAATGACGGTGGCCTATCAAATGGAGTTCAAGATGAAAATAGATCCAGACAAAGCAGTACTTCTAACGTTGAAGCTAGCCAGTCCACTATGAGGATAGCATGTGATATGCCTAATGGTGATAGCAAACTCAAAAACCAATCATCTCAAGTTGAGAGAGAAGAAACCATTAAAAAACCTTTGAAAATAACACCAGGCTTAGAGATCTTGAAACAAGATTTTGTTTACGTCAAAACAATTAGCTATGATGCTGCTGGACCAGACATGGCTATTAACTCTTATAAAACAATCAACGATGATCTGATCACATCATTAGTTGCAAAACACAAGAGTTCTTTAAGACCAATAAACATATTTCCACAACTTCTTGTTTTATACAAGGATGGATCTCTGGCTTATAAAGAAGTGAATACAGAATCTAGGAAAGGTGAAAAAGCTCTGAATCCTATGGTCAACCTGGGTGACGTGAACCTTTCTATGTATGATTTCGAGTTTGATGAATCTTTGCGAAGGGGTTTTTTAATACTGGagaaatataaatacaaaTTATGGTTTATCTCATTACCATCATATTCATTGCTTGCAACATTCCCAAGAGAACTGACTACGagattattaataaataacaatGAGAAATGGATTGACAGTTTTTTCCGTACAAGGAAAATCATTGAGAATGGATTTGATatagataaaaaaatagaaggTCTAGATATTAAGGAGAAAAAGGAAACACCAGCTGGTAAACCCAAGGACGAGCTAATTTCACCAACAACCGAAAAGAATGGCAGTCTACCGCCTAAAAAGGCAGATTCgataaaatcaaagaaatccATTTCAAGTTCTTTGAATTCTTCCACACCACCTGTTCTTAAAAAGAAGCAGGCAACTGACGTAAAGGAAAAACCCTTAAGTAAAGAATCCATGAATTCAAGTACGACAAAAACGAAAAAACCCATTAAACCTAAACTTCGCCAACCTCCTCATATCAATACAGGCCACAGTTCTTTAGTTAATACTACGAACTCCGGTAGAAAACGATCCGTATCGAGCACACCAAGCACACCTCAATCTCCAGTTCCGAACATGAAAGTCCCTCCCAGACCAGGCTCAGTAAGCCATGGTTCTCCTATTCAATATTCACCTTCAGCATTCAGCCCAAAACCAGGAGCTAATTCTGAGAAAATTCATGTTAGTAGCAGCAGATATGAAGTGATTCAAAGTATCAAAAACAATGGTAATCTCATTGATAGAAACCAAGCAAGTAGTGGAGCATCCGCGGCATTTAGAAGTTTGCAGAAACGCTAAAGAATCTTGGACTGATAGCAATCATTATCATCCAAGAATGTTTGGGAATTAATGAAAGGTGTACTTATGTATTTGAAATATGATggcatatatatatattagttTGGAAACGAAAATGCATATTTATTCTATTCATAGTTAAATCATACTCCATTTTAACGTGATGAAGTCCTAGAGTAATTAATACCAAAATGACAACAAATAGCTTGTAAATTAGCGTCCTTAGCAGCGacaaaatatcaaagatTGATAATTTTAACCACATGGTGGACTGAAGCTCTTTGAAACAGTAGcactatatatataaaaaaaacttttcaTAAACTCGAAAGAAGAACTTCATGCAATAAATGCCAAGACCAACAAAACTATCAGAGCTATAATCAACAACATTATACAACAGTCATTGTATCTCtccttatttttttcataaaCCCACTCAAGTTGTCGTCTACCTCGAGCAAGTTTACCAGCAACAGTATCCATACCTTGATCCATATCGTCCAGCAATTGACCTTGATCTTCTAGCTCTTGACCCATAGTTTCTGCCTGCAGATGTAAGTTTTTCATGGTCTGGTGTATATCATCCAGCTGAGTGTCTTGCTCCCTAAGCATTTGTTCTTGGAATGGATTCGCTTGACCTCCAGTCATGTTATTCTGATCATCAGGCTCTTCTAGGTCAACGGTAATGTTTGCCTCCGCCTGAGAATTGTGTGTATCCAATTGTACCTTGAATCGAAGTTTCAGCTTTTCATATTGGTCTTTCAGTTGCGCTATAGTTTCTCTTctgttttcaatatcaacGCCATTAGCGTTATTTTTCTCAATAACATCAACACTACGGTTCAGATCGACTAGAGTCTCAGCAATATCATCTACTATCTCCTGAACTTCTGCAACTTCCTCATCCTGTGGTGAAATTGAGCTAGAACTCTCATGCTGGCTCAAATACTGCGCCAGCCTCTTCATCTGCTCTCTCGTGTCATCTACAACTTCCTGAAATGGATCAGCACTCATTTTTTCCTGATTGAAATCTCAATTAGCAGTTTCAGCTCTAGTTCCctatatataatatatgtTTATCCCAGTACTTGTTTTAATACTTTGGCAATACACAGTGATAAAACAGCATCAATCGTTAGTGTTATTCCTTCACTTTTTCTTGACAATTTAGCCCAAAAAAATTAGgttagctcatcgcaagaaTAACACTACAAGAGAGACAATAGTTGAATACCAACGACCCGAACAAAGTAGTGCGGTATAGACCAATTGAATAATACAATATTTACAACGTGATGGAGATCAGCGATGTTTTGTCTAAGGAACCTGAAGCCTGtgcaccaccaccatcagAGCCTGTTGTTAAGCCAGAGCCGGAAGTAAAACAAGAGAAACAGGATATCAAGACGGAGTCGCCAGTAGCTACACCGGCAATTTCTCTTACTGAACAGAAACCAGCTACAGGTAGTGGGATCAACTTGGTAGAGACAATAGGTGGATCTCAGACAAGGAGATACCTAAATGATAAGGTAACACCAGTTTTATTGGAGGGCATGCGTAAGATAGCTGTGGAGCAACCTGCAGATCCGCTACGGGTATTGGGTGAATATCTGATAGAACGCAGTGACAATTAAAGCATTAGGGACATACACTTgtatataataatgaatataaaatgtactacataataatattgagGACAACAATTTTCGCTTCCTGATGGGATGAATCATTTCACATTACGCAAAGGGAATATTTAACA includes:
- the PKH3 gene encoding protein kinase PKH3 (CAGL0K06479g~Ortholog(s) have protein kinase activity and role in MAPK cascade involved in cell wall organization or biogenesis); its protein translation is MTSRKRSPHEFIFKEELGHGSYSTVYKALDKKDLKKPYAIKVCSKRHIIKEAKVKYVTIEKNTLNLLARGNHPGIVKLYYTFHDEENLYFVLDYASGGELLSLLHKMGTFTDSWAKHFAAQLVDTLEFMHARGVIHRDLKPENVLLSKEGILMITDFGAAATQNNFSDKDNTRSNANEGIPKDDVPSSGDKTECSSFVGTAEYVSPELLLYNKCSFGSDIWALGCMVYQFIQGFPPFRGENELKTFEKIVSLDYSWNPERQTNFGTINIQVVNLVRRMLTIDTTQRATIDQIKRDPWFANVDWGDKKKLWRGIWQIQNQITPTNAYISPSNMHTNVSHQNILQNRQLHVIDTPLRNIPVTKQKRKKPAKEFNTTSSIVEWRKKLGIASSSTHNSTQSISNIVVDSFKPELPTNKVIITKEIPVGNVSINQVGANLDSQSPIPTSMKLQNQPSNKELNRTPQTIHPIPAINSLNSPTLPNPNPNPIPPHQDLKGKINHSNEPAIVSASQSNFVNPAHIGHNSAVREIAETKKRDQQRNISNSNMNLNYTNSLEEVPQMNDGGLSNGVQDENRSRQSSTSNVEASQSTMRIACDMPNGDSKLKNQSSQVEREETIKKPLKITPGLEILKQDFVYVKTISYDAAGPDMAINSYKTINDDLITSLVAKHKSSLRPINIFPQLLVLYKDGSLAYKEVNTESRKGEKALNPMVNLGDVNLSMYDFEFDESLRRGFLILEKYKYKLWFISLPSYSLLATFPRELTTRLLINNNEKWIDSFFRTRKIIENGFDIDKKIEGLDIKEKKETPAGKPKDELISPTTEKNGSLPPKKADSIKSKKSISSSLNSSTPPVLKKKQATDVKEKPLSKESMNSSTTKTKKPIKPKLRQPPHINTGHSSLVNTTNSGRKRSVSSTPSTPQSPVPNMKVPPRPGSVSHGSPIQYSPSAFSPKPGANSEKIHVSSSRYEVIQSIKNNGNLIDRNQASSGASAAFRSLQKR
- the TLG1 gene encoding Tlg1p (CAGL0K06501g~Ortholog(s) have SNAP receptor activity, role in endocytosis, vesicle fusion and SNARE complex, endoplasmic reticulum, endosome, trans-Golgi network localization); its protein translation is MSADPFQEVVDDTREQMKRLAQYLSQHESSSSISPQDEEVAEVQEIVDDIAETLVDLNRSVDVIEKNNANGVDIENRRETIAQLKDQYEKLKLRFKVQLDTHNSQAEANITVDLEEPDDQNNMTGGQANPFQEQMLREQDTQLDDIHQTMKNLHLQAETMGQELEDQGQLLDDMDQGMDTVAGKLARGRRQLEWVYEKNKERYNDCCIMLLIIALIVLLVLAFIA
- the SDC1 gene encoding Sdc1p (CAGL0K06523g~Ortholog(s) have histone methyltransferase activity (H3-K4 specific) activity, role in chromatin silencing at telomere, histone H3-K4 methylation and Set1C/COMPASS complex localization); translated protein: MEISDVLSKEPEACAPPPSEPVVKPEPEVKQEKQDIKTESPVATPAISLTEQKPATGSGINLVETIGGSQTRRYLNDKVTPVLLEGMRKIAVEQPADPLRVLGEYLIERSDN